A genomic segment from Torulaspora globosa chromosome 3, complete sequence encodes:
- the CCT6 gene encoding chaperonin-containing T-complex subunit CCT6 (ancestral locus Anc_8.393): MSLQLLNPKAESLRRDAALKVNVTSAEGLQSVLETNLGPKGTLKMLVDGAGNIKLTKDGKVLLTEMQIQSPTAVLIARAAAAQDEITGDGTTTVVCLVGELLKQAYRFVQEGVHPRIITDGFDIARKETLSFLDHYKVAKNEECALDREFLLQVARSSLSTKVNVELAEVLTPIVTDAVLNVYDSETSNLDLHMVEIMQMQHLSAKDTTFVRGLVLDHGGRHPDMPTRVENAYVLILNVSLEYEKTEVNSGFFYSTADQRDKLAASERKFVDEKLKKIIDLKNEVCGLGSDKGFVIINQKGIDPMCLDVLAKHNILALRRAKRRNMERLQLVTGGEAQNSVDDLTPSVLGYSGLVYQETIGEEKFTYVTGNKNPKSCTILIKGSTHYALNQTKDAVRDGLRAVANVLKDKVVIPGAGAFFIAASRHLKACNMNKLGAKGKIKTGVEAFAEALLVIPKTLVKNSGFDPLDVLAVCEDELNEADEEEERRYVGVDLKIGDSCDPTIEGIWDSYRVIRNAVNGASGIASNLLLCDELLRAGRSTLKEGGQR; the protein is encoded by the coding sequence ATGTCTCTTCAATTGTTGAATCCGAAGGCTGAGTCTTTGAGAAGAGATGCCGCGCTGAAGGTGAATGTGACCTCTGCGGAGGGGTTACAATCTGTGCTGGAGACCAATTTGGGACCTAAGGGAACTCTCAAGATGCTGGTTGACGGAGCTGGAAATATCAAATTGACCAAGGATGGGAAAGTGCTGTTGACAGAAATGCAAATCCAGTCTCCGACGGCAGTCTTGATAGCCCGTGCTGCTGCGGCACAGGACGAAATTACCGGGGATGGTACCACCACTGTAGTCTGTCTCGTGGGTGAGTTGTTGAAGCAGGCCTACCGTTTTGTACAGGAAGGAGTACATCCGCGGATCATTACAGATGGGTTTGATATTGCCCGTAAGGAAACTTTAAGCTTCCTGGATCATTACAAAGTGGCAAAGAACGAGGAGTGTGCTTTGGACCGcgaatttcttctgcaggtCGCCAGATCTTCTTTATCGACGAAGGTGAACGTTGAATTGGCTGAGGTTCTTACTCCAATTGTCACTGACGCCGTGCTGAATGTGTATGACAGCGAGACCAGTAATCTGGATTTACATATGGTGGAGATCATGCAAATGCAACATTTATCAGCCAAAGATACCACTTTTGTCAGAGGCTTGGTCCTAGATCACGGTGGGAGACATCCTGACATGCCTACCAGGGTGGAAAATGCGTACGTGCTAATTTTGAACGTTTCCTTGGAATATGAGAAGACGGAGGTCAACTCGGGCTTCTTTTACAGTACGGCAGACCAAAGGGACAAGTTAGCGGCCAGCGAGAGAAAATTCGTCGAcgagaagctgaaaaaaATCATTGACTTAAAGAACGAAGTATGTGGACTGGGCTCTGACAAAGGTTTTGTCATCATCAACCAAAAGGGTATCGACCCCATGTGTCTCGATGTTTTGGCAAAGCACAACATCTTAGCACTAAGAAGAGCTAAGAGGCGTAATATGGAGAGGCTACAACTAGTCACAGGTGGTGAAGCTCAAAATTCCGTGGACGATCTAACGCCGTCGGTCTTAGGATACTCAGGCCTCGTTTACCAGGAGACGATCGGCGAAGAGAAATTCACATACGTTACTGGTAACAAAAACCCCAAGTCGTGTACCATTTTGATCAAGGGTTCCACCCACTACGCACTAAACCAAACTAAGGATGCAGTGAGGGACGGCTTGAGGGCTGTTGCCAATGTTTTAAAGGATAAAGTTGTCATCCCAGGCGCTGGCGCTTTCTTTATCGCCGCCTCAAGACACCTAAAGGCATGTAACATGAACAAGCTGGGCGCCAAGGGCAAGATAAAGACTGGTGTGGAAGCCTTCGCTGAGGCGCTGTTAGTCATTCCAAAGACTTTGGTGAAAAACTCTGGTTTCGATCCCCTAGACGTCCTGGCAGTATGTGAAGATGAACTGAACGAAGccgatgaggaagaggaacgCAGATACGTAGGCGTTGACCTGAAGATTGGCGACTCCTGTGATCCTACCATCGAGGGTATTTGGGATTCCTATCGTGTTATTAGAAACGCGGTCAACGGTGCGAGCGGGATCGCTAGCAACTTGCTGCTGTGCGATGAACTACTCAGAGCGGGCAGGTCTACACTCAAAGAGGGTGGACAGCGATAG
- the SLY1 gene encoding syntaxin-binding protein (ancestral locus Anc_8.394), with amino-acid sequence MLLLNKKSTGLNLEEAFNEEEIEWKVLVLDVESTAIISSVLRVNDLLKAGVTVHSLIQQRRAPIPDVPVVYFVSPTQENINLIVQDLKENKYSDFYVNFTSTLNRELLEDFAKQVSFTGKADKIKQVFDQYLNFIVTEPELFSLNLPGSYCALNNPNSTEENITGLCDQIADGLLNALMTTSSVPVIRAPTGGPAEIVAEKLGAKMRDNVISARSSSTSVLGDDSLERCVLIILDRNIDFSSMFSHSWIYQCMVFDVFKLTRNTITIPIKTENGSSSERKYDIEPNDFFWNENAHLPFPEAAENVESALNAYKEEASEITRRTGVSDLTDLDPNSNNDTVQMQAVVKKLPQLAARKNIIDMHMNIFAALLAQLESKSLDAFFEIEQDPDNSKTRSRFMDILKDGKTDNLEDKLRSFVVLYLTSSSGLPKDFVKDVEKYFTDNEYDVSALKYVYKLREFMQLSNRTLQNKSLEGEHSKKAAGGNLSLSGLYGLTEGRLQGGVGSLISGIKKLLPEKKTIPITNVVEALMDPLNSSQKNLETTDGYLYFDPRITRGSHTRKPKRQSYNKAIVFVIGGGNYLEYQNLQEWAHSQLHNPKKVMYGSTSISTPREFLKEIAELGSRN; translated from the coding sequence ATGCTTTtattgaacaagaaaaGTACTGGCCTCAATTTGGAAGAGGCCTTTAACGAGGAGGAGATTGAGTGGAAAGTGCTTGTGTTAGACGTCGAAAGCACAGCCATTATATCTTCAGTCCTGAGAGTCAACGATCTTCTGAAAGCCGGAGTTACAGTCCATTCCTTAATACAGCAGCGTAGAGCTCCAATTCCAGATGTTCCTGTTGTATATTTTGTCTCTCCTACCCAAGAGAACATCAACCTGATTGTgcaggatttgaaggagaacaAGTACTCAGATTTCTACGTAAACTTCACGTCAACTTTGAACCGAGAGCTACTGGAGGATTTTGCCAAGCAGGTTTCTTTTACTGGCAAAGCGGATAAGATCAAGCAAGTTTTCGACCAGTATCTCAATTTTATCGTCACAGAACCTGAGCTCTTCTCTCTGAACCTCCCAGGCTCCTATTGTGCGTTGAATAATCCAAACTCTACGGAAGAGAACATTACGGGTCTGTGTGACCAGATCGCTGATGGGCTTTTGAATGCCTTGATGACAACGTCCTCTGTTCCAGTAATCAGAGCTCCCACGGGCGGTCCTGCGGAAATTGTCGCTGAAAAGCTAGGTGCCAAGATGCGTGATAATGTTATAAGCGCAAGAAGCTCAAGCACCTCGGTGTTGGGCGACGACTCGCTCGAAAGATGCGTACTCATCATTCTGGACAGGAACATTGACTTTTCGTCCATGTTTTCTCATTCCTGGATATATCAGTGCATGGTTTTCGATGTCTTTAAGCTAACCAGAAATACCATTACTATCCCTATCAAGACTGAGAATGGCAGTAGCTCGGAGAGAAAATATGACATAGAGCCTAATGACTTTTTTTGGAACGAGAATGCTCATCTACCATTCccagaagcagctgagaATGTTGAGTCGGCATTAAATGCCTATAAAGAGGAAGCCTCGGAAATAACTAGGAGGACAGGCGTTTCAGATCTAACGGATTTGGATCCGAACTCAAATAATGATACTGTGCAAATGCAAGCTGTGGTTAAGAAGCTGCCGCAACTTGCTGCGAGGAAAAATATTATTGATATGCATATGAACATTTTTGCAGCGTTGCTGGCTCAGTTGGAGAGCAAGTCCTTAGACGCATTCTTCGAGATAGAGCAGGACCCAGACAATTCAAAAACGAGAAGCAGATTCATGGATATTTTGAAGGATGGAAAAACTGATAACTTGGAAGATAAGCTGAGGTCCTTTGTTGTTCTTTATCTAACCTCGAGCAGCGGCTTACCGAAAGACTTCGTAAAGGACGTGGAGAAATACTTCACTGACAATGAATATGATGTGAGTGCTTTGAAATACGTTTACAAGCTGAGAGAATTCATGCAGCTCTCCAACAGGACTTTGCAAAACAAGTCTCTAGAGGGTGAGCACAGCAAAAAAGCCGCCGGAGGCAATTTGTCACTTTCCGGTCTATACGGTTTGACTGAGGGAAGGCTTCAAGGTGGTGTTGGTAGTCTCATTTCGGGCATTAAGAAGCTTTTGccagaaaagaagacaATACCAATCACAAACGTTGTTGAAGCTCTTATGGATCCTTTAAACAGCTctcagaagaatcttgaaaCCACTGATGGCTACCTCTATTTTGATCCACGTATTACTAGAGGTTCTCATACCAGGAAGCCGAAGAGACAATCGTACAATAAAGCCATAGTTTTTGTGATTGGAGGAGGAAATTACTTGGAGTATCAAAATCTACAAGAGTGGGCGCACTCGCAGCTGCACAATCCCAAGAAAGTTATGTATGGTAGTACGTCGATCTCGACTCCTCGggaattcttgaaagagatagCAGAACTAGGATCCAGAAACTAG
- the RVB1 gene encoding RuvB family ATP-dependent DNA helicase pontin (ancestral locus Anc_8.395), whose protein sequence is MVVVNEVKDGNGGNGEGSASNGATRTAAHTHIKGLGLDENGIAKQADGGFVGQIEAREACGVIVDLIKAKKMSGRAILLAGGPSTGKTALALAISQELGPKVPFCPLVGSELYSVEVKKTETLMENFRRAIGLRIKERKEVYEGEVTELTPEDAENPLGGYGKTISHVIVGLKSAKGTKTLRLDPTIYESIQREKVSVGDVIYIESNTGAVKRVGRSDAYATEYDLETEEYVPLPKGEVHKKKEIVQDVTLHDLDVANARPQGGQDVVSIMGQLMKPKKTEITEKLRQEVNKVVAKYIDQGVAELVPGVLFIDEVNMLDIEIFTYLNKALESNIAPVVVLASNRGMTTVRGTEDVVSPHGVPPDLIDRLLIVRTIPYVRDEIHRIIDRRAKVENLQVEPAALDLLADMGTKTSLRYALQLLSPAGILSQSSGRKEIITSDVQEAKTLFLDAKRSTQILETAKNYL, encoded by the coding sequence ATGGTAGTTGTCAATGAGGTCAAGGATGGAAACGGAGGCAATGGGGAGGGTTCTGCTTCGAACGGTGCGACTCGTACTGCTGCTCACACGCATATCAAAGGACTTGGTTTGGACGAAAATGGTATCGCAAAACAGGCAGATGGAGGGTTTGTTGGCCAGATTGAGGCCAGAGAGGCGTGTGGCGTCATTGTGGATCTGATTAAGGCCAAAAAGATGTCCGGGAGAGCTATCCTGTTGGCCGGTGGCCCTTCAACGGGTAAGACAGCACTTGCGCTGGCTATCTCGCAGGAGCTGGGACCTAAGGTTCCGTTCTGCCCGCTGGTGGGTAGTGAGCTGTACTCCGTGGAAGTTAAGAAGACAGAAACGTTGATGGAAAACTTCAGAAGGGCTATTGGTCTCAGAATCAAGGAGAGGAAGGAAGTTTATGAGGGAGAGGTGACGGAACTGACGCCAGAGGATGCTGAAAATCCGCTAGGTGGGTACGGGAAGACTATCTCTCACGTTATCGTAGGTTTGAAGTCTGCTAAGGGTaccaagactttgagatTGGACCCTACCATTTACGAGAGCATCCAGCGTGAGAAAGTGAGCGTGGGAGACGTCATATACATCGAGTCAAACACGGGGGCTGTGAAAAGAGTCGGTAGATCTGATGCATATGCCACCGAATACGACCTTGAGACAGAAGAATACGTTCCACTGCCAAAGGGAGAAGTCCACAAGAAAAAGGAGATTGTTCAGGATGTGACTCTCCATGACTTGGATGTGGCTAACGCTAGACCTCAAGGTGGCCAAGATGTGGTCTCCATCATGGGCCAACTGATGAAGCCAAAAAAGACAGAGATAACGGAAAAGCTGAGACAGGAGGTCAATAAGGTTGTAGCCAAATATATCGATCAAGGAGTAGCAGAACTGGTGCCGGGCGTTCTGTTTATCGACGAAGTCAACATGTTGGATATCGAGATCTTTACGTACCTAAACAAAGCGTTAGAGTCCAATATTGCGCCCGTGGTTGTTTTAGCATCGAATAGGGGCATGACCACCGTTCGTGGCACTGAAGATGTGGTATCACCACACGGTGTGCCCCCAGACTTGATCGACAGATTGCTTATTGTGCGTACGATACCTTATGTCAGAGACGAGATCCATCGTATTATAGACAGAAGAGCCAAGGTTGAAAATCTCCAAGTAGAACCCGCCGCTTTGGATCTGCTAGCCGATATGGGCACCAAGACATCACTGCGTTATGCTTTACAGCTTTTATCGCCTGCAGGTATCCTGTCGCAATCCTCGGGCCGCAAGGAGATCATAACGTCTGATGTGCAGGAAGCCAAGACATTGTTTTTGGACGCAAAGCGCTCGACTCAAATCTTAGAAACAGCTAAAAACTATTTGTAG